From Saccharomycodes ludwigii strain NBRC 1722 chromosome IV, whole genome shotgun sequence, one genomic window encodes:
- the MCM3 gene encoding MCM DNA helicase complex subunit MCM3 (similar to Saccharomyces cerevisiae YEL032W | MCM3 | MiniChromosome Maintenance): MSAITAPLPSVPPASTFDPALITGDALFNDRVRRFQEFFDIYSEYKDKIKSIQLYNENNNDNLLEDDDHYMVDDDIGGGKKKSYNNDFEPLPLRITISTDELLQFDPAIWNGVLNEPCEYIPALEQAVTNIASLVSEVGSSNFQEALSWSVSFRGAFGANSITPRTLNAYYLNKLISIQGIITKTSLIRPKLTKSVHYAPEASRFYYRNYKDSTSSLTTQISSAVTGYSTAPIYPTEDDEGNKLITEYGWSEYNDHQRLTIQEMPELSPPGQLPRHCEIIVDNDLVDTCKPGDRVCIIGVYKSTGGGGLQDKKGLVGLTGFQTFILANTVYQLHARSTGVSSVEILNDIDIQNIVKMGKRKDIFALLSQSLAPSIYGHDMIKKAVLLMLLGGVEKNLPNGSHLRGDINILMVGDPSTAKSQILRFVLNTAPLAIATTGRGSSGVGLTAAVTTDKETGERKLEAGAMVLADRGIVCIDEFDKMNEVDRVAIHEVMEQQTVTIAKAGIHTTLNARCSVIAAANPIMGQYNINRDPHHNIALPDSLLSRFDLLFVVTDDINDIRDRHISEHVLRTHRYIPPGYLEGEPVREHLNLTLALGDSQVDGGDDSNEDEDVEDGKIFEKFNPLLHAGAKLAINKGDHNGSDIPLIVTIKFLRKYIQYAKERVVPQLSQEATDVIVKTYSDLRNDINGTSNTKGLPITARTLETLIRLSSAHAKVRLSKTVEKRDALIACQLLRFALLGEEQDGEDIEDSTSPYKKSADEGSPKKKPKPSIKSNSKDVEENDLTSSVAKRDLFVSSPSTRLYPDENDIETRLSKGLTLSPKAKEQLTERNILSPRKNINVQEGAFSANASPLKRRGPEDNESENETSTDHISSERLHIFSEIFVKLIATDILQDGCPREKLFSIVNKEIEASPFTPQEFNACIKYFIEKGNIMEAEDDVIFVV, encoded by the coding sequence ATGAGTGCCATTACTGCTCCTCTTCCTTCTGTCCCACCTGCGTCCACTTTTGATCCAGCTCTAATTACAGGAGATGCTTTATTTAACGACAGAGTTCGTAGATTCCAAGAGTTTTTTGATATCTATTCTGAATacaaagataaaattaaaagtatCCAACTATACAACgaaaacaacaatgataatCTTCTAGAAGATGACGACCATTATATGGTTGACGATGATATCGGGGGCGGCAAGAAAAAGTCTTACAATAATGATTTTGAACCTTTGCCCTTGAGGATCACGATTTCCACGGATGAGTTGTTACAATTTGATCCTGCCATATGGAATGGCGTGTTAAACGAACCTTGTGAATATATCCCGGCATTGGAACAAGCGGTTACTAATATAGCTTCGCTTGTATCAGAAGTTGGTTCTTCAAACTTTCAAGAAGCTTTAAGTTGGTCCGTTTCTTTCAGAGGTGCCTTTGGAGCAAACAGCATTACTCCGCGTACTTTAAATGCATACTATTTAAACAAATTGATCTCAATTCAAGGGATTATTACCAAAACTTCGCTAATTAGGCCAAAATTAACCAAATCAGTCCACTACGCCCCCGAAGCTTCACGTTTCTATTATAGAAATTACAAAGATTCTACCTCTTCTTTAACAACACAGATTTCATCAGCCGTTACAGGATATAGCACTGCCCCCATATATCCCACCGAGGATGACGAGGGCAATAAATTGATCACTGAATATGGATGGAGTGAGTATAATGATCACCAAAGGCTAACCATCCAAGAAATGCCTGAGCTATCACCTCCTGGACAGTTACCCCGCCATTGTGaaattattgttgataaCGATTTGGTTGATACTTGTAAACCTGGTGACAGGGTCTGTATTATTGGTGTGTACAAGAGTACTGGTGGCGGTGGGTTACAGGACAAAAAGGGGCTTGTTGGTCTAACTGGTTTTCAAACTTTTATCTTGGCAAATACTGTCTATCAATTACATGCCAGATCTACGGGTGTTTCCTCTGTGGAAATTCTAAACGATATAGACATTCAAAATATCGTTAAAATggggaaaagaaaagatatttttgcATTACTATCACAATCGTTAGCACCTTCGATATATGGCCATGATATGATTAAAAAAGCAGTTTTATTAATGCTACTAGGTGGTGTGGAGAAAAATTTACCCAACGGCTCTCATTTAAGAGGTGATATTAATATCTTAATGGTTGGTGATCCAAGTACGGCAAAATCCCAGATCCTaagatttgttttaaacACAGCACCATTAGCAATCGCCACAACGGGTAGAGGCTCCTCGGGTGTTGGGTTGACTGCTGCTGTTACTACTGACAAGGAAACTGGTGAGAGAAAATTGGAAGCCGGTGCTATGGTTTTGGCTGACCGTGGAATTGTTTGTATTGATGAATTTGACAAAATGAACGAAGTTGACCGTGTTGCTATTCATGAAGTTATGGAACAACAAACTGTTACGATTGCCAAAGCTGGAATACACACAACTTTGAATGCTAGGTGTAGTGTTATTGCCGCAGCCAATCCCATCATGGGTCAATACAATATCAACAGAGATCCTCATCACAACATCGCTCTACCGGATTCCTTGCTATCTCGTTTTGACTTACTATTTGTTGTTACTGATGACATCAACGATATTAGGGATAGACATATTAGCGAACATGTTTTAAGAACGCATAGGTATATACCACCGGGCTATTTGGAGGGCGAACCTGTAAGAGAACATTTGAATTTAACGTTGGCTTTGGGTGATAGCCAAGTTGATGGTGGCGATGATAGCAATGAAGATGAGGATGTTGAAGACGggaaaatttttgaaaaatttaaccCCCTTTTGCATGCAGGTGCTAAATTGGCAATTAATAAAGGTGACCACAACGGTAGTGATATACCATTAATTGTGACGATTAAGTTTTTGAGAAAATACATTCAATATGCAAAGGAAAGAGTTGTGCCACAGTTGTCTCAAGAAGCAACAGACGTCATCGTTAAAACATATAGTGATTTGAGAAATGATATAAATGGTACCTCTAACACCAAAGGTTTACCTATCACAGCAAGAACATTAGAAACTTTGATTAGGTTATCGTCTGCACATGCAAAAGTTAGACTATCTAAGACtgttgaaaaaagagatgCGTTAATTGCATGTCAATTGTTAAGATTTGCGCTATTGGGTGAAGAACAGGACGGAGAGGATATTGAAGACAGCACTTCTCCTTATAAAAAGAGCGCCGATGAAGGCTcaccaaagaaaaagccAAAACCTTCAATCAAAAGTAATTCTAAAGATGTCGAGGAGAATGACTTGACTAGTTCCGTTGCTAAGCGTGATTTATTTGTGTCATCACCTTCGACTCGTCTGTACCCAGATGAGAACGATATTGAAACCAGGCTATCCAAAGGATTAACTTTATCTCCAAAAGCCAAGGAGCAATTAACAGAAAGAAACATTTTATCCCCGAGAAAGAACATCAATGTCCAAGAAGGTGCTTTTTCTGCCAATGCCTCCCCATTGAAAAGAAGAGGCCCGGAAGATAATGAATCAGAAAACGAAACGTCAACTGATCATATTTCCTCCGAAAGATTACACATTTTTAGTGAAATATTTGTCAAGTTAATTGCTACTGATATTTTGCAAGATGGTTGTCCCCGCGAAAAATTGTTTAGTATTGTTAACAA
- the HYP2 gene encoding translation elongation factor eIF-5A (similar to Saccharomyces cerevisiae YEL034W | HYP2 | HYPusine-containing protein (paralog of YJR047C | ANB1)) → MAEEEHNFEVADAGSSLTYPMQCSALRKNGFVVIKGRPCKIVDMSTSKTGKHGHAKVHLVALDIFTNKKLEDLSPSTHNMEVPFVKRTEYQLLDIDDDFLSLMTMEGETKDDVRAPEGELGEQLQAAFDEGKDLNVTIISAMDEEACISFKEAPKTD, encoded by the coding sequence ATGGCTGAAGAAGAACATAACTTTGAAGTTGCCGATGCCGGTTCCTCCTTAACTTACCCAATGCAATGTTCTGCTTTGAGAAAGAACGGTTTCGTTGTTATCAAGGGTAGACCATGTAAGATTGTTGATATGTCTACTTCCAAAACCGGTAAGCATGGTCACGCTAAAGTCCATTTGGTTGCCTTGGATATCTTTACTAATAAGAAATTAGAAGATTTATCTCCATCTACTCACAACATGGAAGTTCCATTTGTCAAAAGAACTGAATACCAATTGTTGGATATCGATGACGATTTCTTATCTTTGATGACCATGGAAGGTGAAACCAAAGATGATGTTCGTGCCCCAGAAGGTGAATTAGGTGAACAATTGCAAGCTGCTTTCGATGAAGGTAAGGACTTGAATGTCACTATCATTAGTGCTATGGACGAAGAAGCTTGTATTTCTTTCAAGGAAGCTCCAAAAACTGATTAA